The segment CAACTGAACTGACCGTCATGGAGGCCGACGTATCGACCAGCAAATAGCAGGGCATCCGCTTGGGCGTTTCAAATTCCTTGACGTGGAACTTGCTGGTTCGGGCTGTGATCCGCCAGTCAATCGCTCGCACGGAATCGCCAGGCTGATAAAGTCGCGACTGGACGTAGTCGGTACCGCTGCCGAGAAACGGAGACGCGTCGGTTCCGTAGCTCAGGCTGTCGGCGAGACGACGCACCGCGATCGCGAACTGCCGCGAGTCCAGCGTTTCTATATTCTCAAGCTGAAAAGTCTTTGAGGCCATTTTTCTCCTAGGCGATCGTTGACGCCGTCAGCCCCATTTCATTCATGATGCTTTGCAAGACGGATTCGCCCGTCAGTCCATCGGCAAGTGCTTCGTAGTTCAGTCGAATTCGGTGCAGAATCACGTCGCCGGCAAGCGAATACATGTCTTCCGGAATCACGTAGTCGCGTCCATTGATCAACGCGCGAGCTCGTGACGATTTTAGCAACGCGATTCCGGCCCGCGGCGAACAGCCGACTTCCAAAGCAGGATGAATTCGCGTCCGGTTGACCAGTTCAACGACATGATCAATGAACACGTCGCTGATGTGAACTTCCTGAACGGCTTGCATCGCTTCGATCAGCTCCTCCGGCGTACCGACGGGTTTCTTGTCGAGGATATCGAACTCTGTTTTCGCGATCGCACCTTTGTCCTGTCGCGTGATGCCCAGCGATGCGTTGCGACGAAGGACTTCTTTCTCTTCGTCGGGAGTCGGGTAGTTCAGCCGATGGCAAAGCATAAATCGGTCAAGCTGAGCTTCGGGTAGTTCGAACGTTCCGCTTTGCTCAATCGGGTTTTGGGTCGCGATCACGAGGAATGGAGCTGGCAACCCGAAAGTCTCGTTGCCGATCGTGACTTTGCGTTCCTGCATGGCTTCCAGCAGCGCGCCCTGAACTTTCGGAGCCGCGCGGTTGATTTCGTCAGCCAGCAGCAGGTTCGTGAAGATGGGACCTTTGAGGATTTTGAATTCGTTGGTCCGCTGGTCCAGGATCTCGGAGCCCAGAATGTCCGAAGGCAACAGGTCGATCGTGAATTGAATCCTCGCGAAATCCAGATCCACCGTTTTGGATAAAACAGAAACCAGTAGCGTCTTTGCCAAACCGGGCACACCCTGCAGCAACAGGTGACCACCTGTGAACAGCGAAATCAGAGTCCGTTCCACCACGACGTCTTGCCCAACCACAACGGTCGCAACCCGTTCGCGAATGCGTTTAATGAAGTCAACCGTTTTCTGCGTTTGCGGGTTGGTCTCTGTCGAAGGTGCCGTCGCCATGCTGCTCACTCTCGTTTTCAGGGTTGAATCTGATTTCGATTATAAACGCTCCAGCGGACCGCTGTTGGAGATCTTTTCCAGGGAACTCAACCAATGGAGCGGAGCGGTGTCTGGACGGTTAGAGGGTGTTTTAAAATTATTTTTCCAGCCTGTTTAGCATGAATTGAATCATTGCGATTCGTATGACAGTTTCGCTGTTTTGAGTCAGTCTTTCATAGTCCTTTGAGAGCCTTCTGAATTTTCCAAGCCATGCGAAAGTCCGTTCAACGATCCATCGCTTGGGTAAGACAACGAACCCTTCGGCTTCGACCGGACGCTTAACGGTTTGCAAGATGACACGATACCATTGCTTCAGGAACTCCGGCAAATCAGCCCGCCCGTAAATCGAGTCCGCGAAGATGACTCGAAGCCGACGAAACTTCTGTCTGATGTTTTCAAGAACAAGATGTGCACCTTCGTAGTCTTGTAGATCGGCCGAGTGGACAACAACGACCATCACAAGCCCCAACGTATCCACCAGGATGTGACGCTTTCGTCCGGTAATTCGTTTCGCCGCGTCATACCCGCGTAATTCTCCTCCTTCAGCACTGCGAATGCTTTGCGAATCAATGATGGCTGCTGTTGGCGTTGGCTTCCTGCCTTCTTTGCGGCGTACCTTTTCGCGAAGACGATCGTGAATGCGTTGCCATGTCCCATCAATACGCCAAGCTCGATAAACTCCATAAACCGTGTTCCAATTCGGAAAGCAGTCCGGAAGCAACCGCCACTGGCAGCCCGTTCGACACCAATACAATATCGCATCGACAATTTGACGCCGATCGATTCGTTTGCGGCCGCGAAGTTTTGCTGGCGGAATCAGACGACGAAGCAATCGCCATTGATCATCACTGAGACTGCTGGGATACTCAATACTCATCGCTACGGCTCCTTCCGTTTACGGTTTAAATGCAAACGGGGCTGTAGCGATTTTTTCAACTCAGAGCAATTTCAAAACACCTTCTTAGGCGATTGGTGGCTGAAGCTCGTCGCGGATGTGACTCGGGTATCTTTGTGAGTTCGCGGTTACCCGAAGACGGAAAAGAGGGGGCCAATTTCTGAACTGTGTCCCGCATCCCCTTTTGGTTGCCTTTCATGAGTATGTTTGTTTTCTCATCGTTTTCGCTCTGCTTGCAACATCCTCATCATTGCTGGGACAAGGATTAGCCGACGGCGCTAGCCCCGGTTGACGGTGTGGAATCCAAACCGCATCAGGGTGCGTAAACAAACCGCGGCTAGCGCCAGTCGGCTGATTTGTCTTGCCAGCAGTCGCTTGAATTCGTGCGCCGGCCGCGAACATACACATAAAAGCAACTGATTGCGTGAAAACGTTCTTTTGTCTGTAACAAACCGCTGAGAAACTCGCTGGTGGGTATATGGAGTTGGCTTTGCGACGATCACGTGCTGCATTTTGCACCTGTGATGCAAGAGCGATCTCTTTTGGTTTGGGTCTTCGAAAATATCGGTGTCTCTGGATCAATTTTGGACGATTACGTATCAGCTAATTCAGGAAACGCAAAATGAATGAAGAAAAACTACACGCAATGGTTGGCAACGTACTTCAGGACCTTGGCGGTGCTTTCAGCGTGCCGTTGGTGCAGATCGGAGAACGACTTGGTATCTATGAAGCGTTGGCAAAGACCGGTCCGTGCAATGCAGAAACTTTGGCCGAAACCATGGGGCTCAATCGACGCTACCTTGAAGAGTGGCTTTGTGCCCAGGCAGCTTCCGGGTACATCACCTACGAAGCCGACACGTGTCAATTTTCGATGACGGCGGAGCAGGCGTTTGTGTTTGCCAATCGCGATAGTCCGTTCTACCTTGCACTCGCATTCACATCAGCGGCTGCGTTTGCGGAAAATGAACCTCTGGTTCGCGACGCGTTCAAAACCGGTGCTGGTGTGGCATGGAACGACCAAAGCCAATGCCTTTCTTGTGCGGTAGCCCAGTTCTTTCGCCCGGGATATCAGAATCATCTGGTGCAGGAATGGCTGCCGAGGTTGCGGGGCATGGCGGAGAATCTTGAACGTGGTGCACGAGTAGCCGACATTGGTTGCGGTCACGGCATTACCACAACGTTGATGGCTCAAGCGTTTCCAAATTCCCAGTTTGTCGGAATCGATTTCCATGAAGCGTCGATCGATGAGGCCCGGAAACATGCAGCGTCGCACAACCTGAGCAACTTGAGCTTTGAAGTCAGCACTGCCAAAGAGGCGCCAGGCAAGTTCGATCTGGTCACGATCTTCGATTGCCTTCATGACATGGGCGATCCGGTTGGTGGCATGAAACACGTCAGGAAACTGCTGAACGAAGGCGGCGCCTGCATGATTGTGGAGCCGATGGCCGGAGATTCGGTGGCCGAAAACCTGAATCCCGTCAGTCGACTTTATTACTGTGCGTCGACCATGGTTTGCGTTCCAACATCATTGGCTCAGGAAGAAGGCACGGCGCTCGGGGCCCA is part of the Mariniblastus fucicola genome and harbors:
- a CDS encoding class I SAM-dependent methyltransferase, with product MNEEKLHAMVGNVLQDLGGAFSVPLVQIGERLGIYEALAKTGPCNAETLAETMGLNRRYLEEWLCAQAASGYITYEADTCQFSMTAEQAFVFANRDSPFYLALAFTSAAAFAENEPLVRDAFKTGAGVAWNDQSQCLSCAVAQFFRPGYQNHLVQEWLPRLRGMAENLERGARVADIGCGHGITTTLMAQAFPNSQFVGIDFHEASIDEARKHAASHNLSNLSFEVSTAKEAPGKFDLVTIFDCLHDMGDPVGGMKHVRKLLNEGGACMIVEPMAGDSVAENLNPVSRLYYCASTMVCVPTSLAQEEGTALGAQAGEKRLREVVVERARFSSFARVTETPFNLVFEAIP
- a CDS encoding IS5 family transposase; this translates as MSIEYPSSLSDDQWRLLRRLIPPAKLRGRKRIDRRQIVDAILYWCRTGCQWRLLPDCFPNWNTVYGVYRAWRIDGTWQRIHDRLREKVRRKEGRKPTPTAAIIDSQSIRSAEGGELRGYDAAKRITGRKRHILVDTLGLVMVVVVHSADLQDYEGAHLVLENIRQKFRRLRVIFADSIYGRADLPEFLKQWYRVILQTVKRPVEAEGFVVLPKRWIVERTFAWLGKFRRLSKDYERLTQNSETVIRIAMIQFMLNRLEK
- a CDS encoding AAA family ATPase, translated to MATAPSTETNPQTQKTVDFIKRIRERVATVVVGQDVVVERTLISLFTGGHLLLQGVPGLAKTLLVSVLSKTVDLDFARIQFTIDLLPSDILGSEILDQRTNEFKILKGPIFTNLLLADEINRAAPKVQGALLEAMQERKVTIGNETFGLPAPFLVIATQNPIEQSGTFELPEAQLDRFMLCHRLNYPTPDEEKEVLRRNASLGITRQDKGAIAKTEFDILDKKPVGTPEELIEAMQAVQEVHISDVFIDHVVELVNRTRIHPALEVGCSPRAGIALLKSSRARALINGRDYVIPEDMYSLAGDVILHRIRLNYEALADGLTGESVLQSIMNEMGLTASTIA